From the genome of Halorussus caseinilyticus, one region includes:
- a CDS encoding DUF7563 family protein has product MTTTDNRLTNGDDTMAENRCQSCGSFVTRDFARVFGNNHNEVFGCLECMTATEVKKGGARADEVDTTNLIGGREPLR; this is encoded by the coding sequence ATGACCACAACCGACAACAGACTCACCAACGGCGACGACACGATGGCCGAGAACCGATGCCAGAGCTGTGGCTCTTTCGTCACGCGGGACTTCGCTCGCGTCTTCGGAAACAACCACAACGAGGTCTTCGGCTGTCTGGAGTGCATGACCGCGACGGAGGTCAAGAAAGGAGGTGCGCGCGCCGACGAGGTAGACACGACGAACCTCATCGGCGGGCGCGAACCGCTTCGATAA
- a CDS encoding phospholipid carrier-dependent glycosyltransferase: MNRRRFRLFSAMLAAFAGVVVFLVATKLFPYHTTNHDEAVYLQQAAMLLEGQLSLYPPVPDSFRPWFFVRDGGRLYPKYAPVPAATFAVGKLLGNARLSLALVGAGSVALTAAIASEAFDRRTGLLAGVFLLASPLFLVDSSVFLPYATTTFWNLLFAFAYVRSARRSRTPDPSARPAGESARGTRGAHGYALLAGLAIGVAFFARPYTAVLFAAPFIAHALYSLWTGPSATRLTRLSLTALGGLAGVTTALAYNAAMTGSPWVFPYAAFAPQDGLGFGHREILGYARDYTPELALRANAEVVSLLFTQWVVGGPVGTLLAAVGVGAFLRRAGFRPADWSAEFTDAQLRAVLAGLFVSVVAGNVFFWGNLNVLGSLANPDDGLVSTLGPYYHFDLLVPTAAFAARGALLGVGRVRALASERTPRSRQVAVGVALAGALVLAGATAGVLAPTISENARITDEYERAYQPFEERDLSDAVVFLPTPYGDWLSHPFQHLRNDPGFDGETVYALSDGPDDFEVAAAYPNRTYYRYVYRGEWMPYGGESVDPALQRVRVVRGERVSVDASLAVPEYARGVSARVSADGGSAYYAVEGTPANLSLDLRVANGTARLAGRGVGPVGENATVPVGREDEVVVQVFVSEGATGFSYRLELPVRRANGSVAALSPAREVCLVARNCNGAAAYVPGSVPERVGMETTLRANGSVDERGNETARTSPDGPRGFDGRHRPTRLR; this comes from the coding sequence ATGAATCGCCGCCGGTTCCGTCTCTTCTCGGCGATGCTGGCCGCGTTCGCCGGGGTCGTCGTCTTCCTCGTCGCTACCAAACTGTTTCCGTACCACACGACCAACCACGACGAGGCGGTCTACCTCCAGCAGGCCGCGATGCTTCTGGAGGGTCAGCTATCGCTGTACCCGCCGGTCCCCGACTCGTTCCGGCCGTGGTTCTTCGTCCGGGACGGAGGTCGCCTCTACCCGAAGTACGCGCCGGTCCCCGCCGCGACGTTCGCGGTCGGAAAGCTACTCGGTAACGCTCGCCTCTCGCTCGCGCTGGTCGGGGCGGGAAGCGTGGCGCTGACCGCCGCGATTGCGTCGGAAGCGTTCGACCGGCGGACCGGCCTGCTGGCGGGCGTCTTTCTGCTCGCCTCGCCGCTGTTTCTGGTGGACTCGTCGGTGTTCCTCCCGTACGCGACGACGACGTTCTGGAACCTGCTTTTCGCGTTCGCCTACGTCCGGTCGGCCCGACGCTCGCGCACGCCCGACCCGTCTGCGCGTCCCGCGGGCGAGAGCGCCCGCGGGACGCGCGGGGCGCACGGCTACGCCCTGCTCGCCGGTCTCGCAATCGGCGTGGCGTTCTTCGCGCGACCCTACACCGCGGTCCTGTTCGCGGCCCCGTTCATCGCCCACGCGCTCTACTCGCTGTGGACCGGTCCCTCCGCGACTCGGTTGACTCGGCTCTCGCTGACCGCGCTCGGCGGGTTGGCCGGGGTAACGACGGCACTGGCGTACAACGCCGCGATGACCGGCTCGCCGTGGGTGTTCCCCTACGCCGCGTTCGCGCCCCAAGACGGACTCGGGTTCGGCCACCGCGAGATTCTGGGCTACGCCCGCGACTACACCCCGGAGCTGGCGCTCCGGGCCAACGCCGAAGTGGTCTCGCTGTTGTTTACCCAGTGGGTAGTCGGCGGGCCTGTCGGCACCCTGCTCGCGGCGGTGGGCGTCGGCGCGTTCCTGCGGCGCGCGGGTTTCCGGCCCGCAGACTGGTCGGCCGAGTTCACCGACGCGCAGTTGCGGGCCGTCCTCGCGGGTCTGTTCGTCTCGGTGGTCGCGGGCAACGTCTTCTTTTGGGGCAACCTCAACGTCCTCGGGTCGCTGGCGAACCCCGACGACGGACTCGTCTCGACGCTCGGGCCGTACTACCACTTCGACCTGCTCGTTCCGACCGCGGCGTTCGCGGCGCGCGGGGCGCTCCTCGGGGTTGGCCGGGTGCGGGCGCTCGCGAGCGAGCGCACGCCGCGCTCCCGGCAGGTCGCGGTCGGCGTGGCGCTGGCGGGTGCGCTCGTCCTCGCGGGCGCGACGGCGGGCGTCCTCGCACCGACGATTTCGGAGAACGCCCGGATTACCGACGAGTACGAGCGGGCGTATCAGCCATTCGAGGAGCGGGACCTCTCGGACGCCGTGGTCTTCCTGCCGACGCCGTACGGCGACTGGCTCAGCCACCCGTTCCAGCACCTCCGGAACGACCCCGGATTCGACGGCGAGACGGTCTACGCGCTGTCGGACGGGCCGGACGACTTCGAGGTGGCCGCGGCGTACCCGAACCGGACGTACTACCGCTACGTCTACCGCGGCGAGTGGATGCCCTACGGCGGCGAGTCGGTGGACCCGGCGCTCCAGCGAGTCCGCGTGGTCCGCGGCGAGCGCGTCTCGGTAGACGCTTCGTTGGCGGTGCCGGAGTACGCCCGCGGCGTGTCGGCCCGCGTCTCGGCCGACGGCGGGTCGGCCTACTACGCGGTCGAAGGCACGCCAGCGAACCTCTCGCTCGACCTTCGGGTGGCGAACGGGACGGCCCGACTCGCCGGGCGGGGCGTCGGTCCGGTCGGCGAGAACGCCACGGTCCCGGTCGGGCGCGAGGACGAGGTGGTCGTGCAGGTGTTCGTCAGCGAGGGCGCGACCGGCTTTTCCTACCGACTGGAACTCCCGGTCCGGCGCGCGAACGGGTCGGTCGCCGCGCTCTCGCCCGCCAGAGAGGTGTGTCTGGTCGCGCGCAACTGCAACGGCGCGGCGGCCTACGTTCCGGGGTCGGTGCCCGAGCGCGTCGGGATGGAGACGACGCTCCGGGCGAACGGGTCGGTGGACGAGCGCGGAAACGAGACCGCTCGGACTTCTCCGGACGGTCCACGGGGTTTCGACGGTCGTCACCGACCGACGCGGCTTCGATAG
- a CDS encoding ABC transporter permease, with product MATSDRIRNATAKLGGDDSSPPVSLVLLAGSVAAAVAFPVVWLVLRSLEIGFQQAIDLLFQPSTLEVVTNSVLLVGGVTVGSVLVGVPLAVLTVQTDLPFRRFWTVAVSLPLVVPSYIGAFAFVSAFGPHGVLSDLLAPLGVESIPTIYGFEGATLVLTLFTYPYVFLTTRAALLSFDGTLMEAARTLNHGRWSAFRRVTLPQIAPGIAAGSLLVALYALSDFGTPAIMHFEVFTQQIYVTMWEPNYAALLSLQLLAFAAVILALENRLSESEDGAHVSRGSGSVRISLGAWKVPALLFCALVVVLCLVVPVGILFMWLTRSGPAYTGGGFDFQLVYGLNSVWVAVLAALAATLGALPVAYFSGRSDSRLATLFERVSYVGYATPGVVLGLALVYFASSNAPALYQTIPLLVFAYVVRFLPQAVGAVQSSVLQVDPKLTEAARTLGESPSAAFRRVTLPLVRPGVVAGAALVFLTTMKELPATLLVRPTGFETLVTYIWRVQDAGYFGQAAVPALVLVGVSALSMLVLLKQDGSLVRQEGGKDA from the coding sequence ATGGCGACGAGTGACCGCATCCGAAACGCGACCGCGAAACTCGGCGGCGACGACTCGTCGCCGCCGGTCTCGCTGGTCCTGCTGGCGGGGTCGGTCGCGGCGGCGGTCGCATTCCCGGTGGTATGGTTGGTTCTGCGGTCGCTCGAAATCGGCTTCCAGCAAGCGATTGACCTGCTCTTTCAGCCTTCGACGCTCGAAGTCGTCACCAACAGCGTCCTCCTCGTCGGGGGCGTCACCGTCGGGTCGGTCCTCGTCGGCGTTCCGCTCGCCGTCCTCACGGTCCAGACGGACCTGCCGTTTCGCCGGTTCTGGACCGTCGCGGTGTCGCTCCCGCTGGTCGTGCCGAGTTACATCGGCGCGTTCGCGTTCGTCTCGGCGTTCGGACCCCACGGGGTCCTCTCGGACCTGCTCGCTCCCCTCGGCGTCGAGTCGATTCCGACGATTTACGGCTTCGAGGGTGCGACGTTAGTGCTAACGCTGTTTACGTACCCTTACGTCTTCCTGACGACGCGGGCCGCGCTCCTCTCGTTCGACGGGACGCTGATGGAGGCCGCCCGGACGCTGAACCACGGCCGGTGGTCCGCGTTCCGGCGAGTGACTCTGCCCCAAATCGCGCCGGGCATCGCGGCCGGAAGCCTGCTGGTCGCGCTCTACGCGCTCTCGGACTTCGGCACGCCCGCCATCATGCACTTCGAGGTGTTCACACAGCAGATTTACGTGACGATGTGGGAACCGAACTACGCGGCCCTGCTGTCGCTCCAACTGCTCGCGTTCGCCGCGGTCATCCTCGCGCTCGAAAATCGTCTCTCCGAGAGCGAGGACGGTGCCCACGTCTCGCGCGGGTCGGGGTCGGTCCGCATCTCGCTGGGCGCGTGGAAGGTTCCGGCGCTACTGTTCTGTGCGCTGGTCGTCGTGCTGTGTCTGGTCGTCCCGGTCGGCATCCTCTTCATGTGGCTGACCCGGAGCGGCCCGGCCTACACCGGCGGCGGGTTCGACTTCCAGTTGGTCTACGGCCTGAACTCGGTGTGGGTCGCGGTGCTGGCGGCGCTGGCCGCGACCCTCGGGGCGCTTCCCGTGGCGTACTTCTCGGGGCGGTCGGACTCCCGACTCGCCACGCTGTTCGAGCGAGTCAGCTACGTCGGGTACGCGACTCCCGGCGTCGTCCTCGGTCTCGCGCTGGTCTACTTCGCGTCGTCGAACGCGCCCGCGCTCTACCAGACGATTCCGCTGTTGGTGTTCGCCTACGTCGTCCGGTTCCTCCCGCAGGCGGTCGGCGCGGTCCAGTCGTCGGTCCTACAGGTGGACCCCAAACTCACCGAGGCCGCCCGGACGCTCGGCGAGTCGCCGAGCGCGGCGTTCCGCCGGGTGACGCTCCCGCTGGTCCGTCCGGGCGTGGTCGCTGGCGCGGCGCTGGTCTTCCTGACGACGATGAAGGAACTGCCCGCGACCCTGCTGGTCCGTCCGACAGGTTTTGAAACCCTCGTCACGTACATCTGGCGAGTACAAGACGCCGGGTACTTCGGACAGGCCGCGGTTCCGGCGCTGGTCCTCGTGGGCGTCTCCGCGCTCTCGATGCTCGTCCTCCTCAAGCAGGACGGCAGTCTCGTGCGACAAGAAGGAGGAAAAGATGCCTAA
- a CDS encoding ABC transporter ATP-binding protein, with protein sequence MPKGTMSSQPIHDDSETMDVPESESMAATAPRRESDDSADAGTVLELDGVVKEYAAETAVDSLSLSVREGELLTLLGPSGCGKTTTLRMMAGLERPDGGEVRLGGEVVSDTSNHVEPENRDVGLVFQDFALFPHLSVGQNVAFGLTDADETETERRVTELLDLVNLAGHREAKPDELSGGQQQRVALARSLAPEPDILLLDEPFSNLDVRLRVEMREEVRQILKEAGVTAVSVTHDQEEALSISDRVAVMNDGRMEQVGTPESVFEHPESRFVASFLGQAGFLSAWYEEGTVVTPIGNFAPQRLNGLTTEYAGTDLDVLVRPDDLRATVVDESEADGHIIHRQYTGPSFVYRVELDNGDMVHCQHNHVKELDIGKPVRVELDADHTLAWYPPKEGEESITERVSQSA encoded by the coding sequence ATGCCTAAGGGAACGATGTCTAGTCAACCCATACACGACGACTCCGAAACGATGGACGTACCCGAATCAGAATCCATGGCGGCGACCGCACCGAGACGCGAGAGCGACGACTCCGCCGACGCCGGGACGGTGCTGGAACTCGACGGCGTGGTCAAGGAGTACGCCGCCGAGACCGCGGTGGACTCGCTGTCGCTATCGGTCCGGGAGGGCGAACTGCTCACCCTGCTCGGACCCTCCGGGTGCGGCAAGACCACGACGCTCCGGATGATGGCCGGTCTCGAACGACCCGACGGCGGTGAGGTCCGACTCGGCGGCGAGGTGGTCTCGGACACGAGCAATCACGTCGAACCCGAGAACCGCGACGTTGGTCTCGTCTTTCAGGACTTCGCGCTGTTCCCACACCTCAGCGTGGGCCAGAACGTCGCGTTCGGTCTCACGGACGCCGACGAGACCGAGACCGAACGCCGCGTGACCGAGTTGCTGGACCTCGTGAACCTCGCGGGCCACCGCGAGGCCAAACCCGACGAACTGTCCGGCGGCCAGCAACAGCGCGTCGCGCTCGCTCGGTCGCTCGCGCCCGAACCCGACATCCTCCTGTTAGACGAACCCTTCTCGAATCTCGACGTGCGCCTTCGGGTCGAGATGCGCGAGGAGGTTCGCCAGATTCTGAAGGAAGCGGGCGTGACGGCGGTGTCGGTCACGCACGACCAAGAGGAGGCACTCTCCATCTCCGACCGCGTGGCCGTGATGAACGACGGCCGGATGGAGCAGGTCGGTACGCCCGAGAGCGTCTTCGAGCATCCCGAATCCCGGTTCGTCGCGTCGTTCCTCGGACAGGCCGGGTTCCTCTCGGCGTGGTACGAGGAGGGGACGGTCGTGACGCCCATCGGCAACTTCGCGCCCCAGCGACTCAACGGCCTGACGACCGAGTACGCGGGCACCGACCTCGACGTGTTGGTCCGGCCCGACGACCTCCGGGCGACGGTCGTAGACGAGTCGGAGGCCGACGGCCATATCATCCACCGCCAGTACACCGGCCCGTCGTTCGTCTACCGGGTCGAACTCGACAACGGCGACATGGTTCACTGCCAACACAACCACGTCAAGGAACTCGACATCGGCAAACCGGTCCGGGTCGAGTTGGACGCCGACCACACGCTGGCGTGGTACCCGCCGAAGGAGGGCGAGGAGTCGATTACCGAGCGAGTCTCCCAGTCGGCGTGA
- a CDS encoding alpha-1 4-glucan-protein synthase: MTANEDICVVVPTIREYDCMRAYFENAREHGFDLDRLHVLLVTEDFCDTDEMREMLADEGVSGEVFDGSRREQWYDDHGIAEYDHLVPAASHAETSFGLLYLWANDFDYGFFVDDDTLPHEDFDFFGRHLANLGFSGEIEEVASDENWVNVLYQNVEEHGLYPRGYPYSAMDEAVETDTAEVSDVVASQGLWTNVPDLDAVRILMDGDLQGQAQTRTSTDDYTGDFVAADGNYLTVCSMNLAFEREVVPAFYQLPMDDNEWDVGRFDDIWSGVFLKRACDVLGKHIYNGYPLCEHNKAPRSTFGDLNNEVPGLELNEHLWEIVDDVGGDATTYAGVFEAVARELADGDFEQYENGEFFNYVGEYMLDWLSALDELESLQTTPTPADD, encoded by the coding sequence ATGACCGCGAACGAGGACATCTGCGTCGTCGTCCCGACGATTCGGGAGTACGACTGCATGCGGGCCTACTTCGAGAACGCCCGCGAACACGGCTTCGACTTGGACCGACTTCACGTCTTGCTCGTCACCGAGGACTTCTGTGACACCGACGAGATGCGCGAGATGCTGGCCGACGAGGGCGTCTCGGGCGAGGTGTTCGACGGGAGTCGGCGCGAACAGTGGTACGACGACCACGGCATCGCGGAGTACGACCACCTCGTGCCCGCCGCGAGTCACGCCGAGACGAGTTTCGGCCTGCTCTACCTCTGGGCCAACGACTTCGACTACGGTTTCTTCGTGGACGACGACACCCTGCCCCACGAGGACTTCGACTTCTTCGGTCGGCACCTCGCCAACCTCGGCTTCTCGGGAGAAATCGAAGAAGTCGCCTCCGACGAGAACTGGGTCAACGTTCTCTACCAAAACGTCGAGGAACACGGACTCTACCCGCGGGGCTACCCCTACTCGGCGATGGACGAGGCGGTCGAAACCGACACCGCCGAAGTCTCCGACGTGGTGGCCTCTCAGGGCCTGTGGACCAACGTGCCGGACCTCGATGCGGTCCGCATCCTGATGGACGGCGACCTGCAGGGGCAGGCCCAGACCCGAACCTCGACCGACGACTACACCGGCGACTTCGTGGCCGCCGACGGCAACTACCTCACCGTCTGCTCGATGAACCTCGCGTTCGAGCGCGAAGTCGTCCCGGCGTTCTACCAGCTCCCGATGGACGACAACGAGTGGGACGTGGGCCGGTTCGACGACATCTGGTCGGGCGTGTTCCTCAAGCGCGCCTGCGACGTGCTGGGCAAACACATCTACAACGGCTACCCCCTCTGCGAACACAACAAGGCCCCGCGCTCTACGTTCGGCGACCTGAACAACGAGGTGCCGGGTCTCGAACTCAACGAACACCTCTGGGAAATCGTAGACGACGTGGGTGGAGACGCGACCACCTACGCGGGCGTCTTCGAGGCGGTGGCCCGCGAACTCGCCGACGGCGACTTCGAGCAGTACGAAAACGGGGAGTTCTTCAACTACGTCGGCGAGTACATGCTCGATTGGCTCTCGGCGCTCGACGAACTCGAATCGCTCCAGACGACCCCGACTCCGGCCGACGACTGA
- a CDS encoding extracellular solute-binding protein produces MNERRGWTRRRLLASGAVGAVAGLSGCLSQFTQQEESGSDLTISDFRGSGPLVESRSAPGGTSMDDLPDLDGTLNVYLGGGEGGLYENLVRLMERKYPNFTAKVRMAPSTQLANEIIEVEKGGESPADVFWSIDSTSLGLVADAGITAKLPERVVKPVPNGFRDGDRSWVGVAGRARSIPYNTDEFSESDIPNKVQQFTQNSGLQGAMGWAPTYGAFKSFVTAMRLLEGPEKTKQWLRGMQDQNVSRYSDEFQVSNAVADGEITAGFANHYYALRVIASREDAPIDLAFTKNDAGALVNVSGCEIIKGTDQKELAADFVRHLLSAEAQEFFATTTFAYPTVPEVSPVGPLPTVDELEPPEIDLSKLSNLEPTLKLMREVGVL; encoded by the coding sequence ATGAACGAGCGTCGCGGATGGACACGTCGTCGGCTTCTCGCGTCGGGTGCGGTCGGCGCAGTAGCCGGACTGTCCGGTTGTCTCAGCCAGTTTACCCAACAGGAAGAGAGCGGTTCTGACCTCACCATCTCGGACTTCCGCGGGTCCGGTCCGCTGGTCGAGTCGCGGTCCGCGCCCGGCGGCACCTCGATGGACGACCTGCCGGACCTCGACGGCACCCTGAACGTCTATCTCGGCGGCGGGGAGGGCGGTCTCTACGAGAATCTAGTCCGACTCATGGAGAGAAAGTACCCCAACTTCACCGCCAAGGTCAGGATGGCCCCCTCGACCCAACTGGCGAACGAAATCATCGAAGTCGAGAAGGGCGGCGAGAGTCCGGCCGACGTGTTCTGGTCCATCGACTCCACGTCGCTCGGACTCGTCGCCGACGCCGGAATTACCGCGAAACTCCCCGAGCGCGTCGTAAAACCGGTTCCGAACGGCTTCCGCGACGGCGACCGTTCGTGGGTCGGGGTCGCCGGGCGCGCGCGGTCGATTCCGTACAACACCGACGAATTCTCGGAGTCCGACATCCCGAACAAAGTCCAGCAGTTCACACAGAACTCCGGTCTGCAGGGCGCGATGGGGTGGGCACCCACCTACGGCGCGTTCAAGTCGTTCGTCACCGCGATGCGCCTGCTCGAAGGTCCCGAGAAGACCAAACAGTGGCTCCGCGGGATGCAAGACCAGAACGTCTCGCGGTACTCCGACGAGTTTCAGGTGTCAAACGCCGTCGCCGACGGCGAGATTACGGCCGGATTCGCCAACCACTACTACGCGCTCCGGGTCATCGCGTCCCGAGAGGACGCCCCCATCGACCTCGCGTTCACGAAGAACGACGCGGGCGCGCTTGTCAACGTCTCGGGGTGCGAAATCATCAAGGGCACCGACCAGAAGGAACTGGCGGCCGACTTCGTTCGACACCTGCTCTCGGCGGAGGCCCAAGAGTTCTTCGCCACGACGACGTTCGCGTACCCGACGGTGCCCGAGGTATCGCCGGTGGGTCCGCTCCCGACCGTGGACGAACTCGAACCGCCGGAAATCGACCTCTCGAAGCTCTCGAACCTCGAACCGACTCTGAAGCTGATGCGCGAGGTGGGGGTACTGTAG
- a CDS encoding NUDIX hydrolase: MTDPDSLADRDDVPRSAETVHLDAEEFETVCRHVEAGRDRWVGAFVRDDTDAADESRIVLVRNRWGDGWVLPGGTVELGETLREAVVREVREETGLDATVERPLEVVEQTFESDGSAASGRFVVFEARASDTELGDDLGVDADEIADAAWFDAVPDESEQAGLLTRHF; the protein is encoded by the coding sequence ATGACCGACCCCGACTCGCTCGCCGACCGGGACGACGTGCCGAGAAGCGCGGAGACGGTTCACCTCGACGCCGAGGAGTTCGAGACCGTGTGCCGACACGTCGAGGCGGGCCGGGACCGCTGGGTGGGTGCGTTCGTCCGCGACGACACCGACGCCGCCGACGAAAGCCGAATCGTCCTCGTCCGAAATCGCTGGGGCGACGGCTGGGTGCTTCCCGGCGGGACCGTCGAACTCGGCGAGACGCTCCGCGAGGCGGTGGTCCGCGAGGTCCGCGAAGAGACGGGTCTGGACGCGACCGTCGAGCGTCCGCTGGAGGTGGTCGAACAGACGTTCGAGTCCGACGGGTCGGCCGCGTCGGGCCGCTTCGTCGTGTTCGAGGCCCGCGCGAGCGACACCGAACTCGGCGACGACCTCGGCGTGGACGCCGACGAGATAGCCGACGCCGCGTGGTTCGACGCCGTGCCCGACGAGAGCGAGCAGGCCGGTCTGCTGACTCGTCACTTCTGA